In Candida orthopsilosis Co 90-125, chromosome 6 draft sequence, the following are encoded in one genomic region:
- a CDS encoding Cox15 cytochrome oxidase assembly protein, with the protein MFHRASILLSKSKLGIGKSTTLFPSAFPVRSRISSSLFKQCQIKFSTSYNRAFQTKRAYSTISSTFESASKATRAAHRTKPDVVPPKSVGYWLVGTSTLIFGIVVLGGLTRLTESGLSITEWKPVTGSIPPLNEQDWINEFTKYKDSPEFKQLNSHITLEEFKFIFFMEWSHRLVGRCIGLFLIIPAVIFYARNKFTPRLTKRVIGLTGLLGLQGAIGWWMVKSGLDEEQLAERKSKPTVSQYRLTTHLGAAFLMYLAVLYTAFEVLNENKLITMIKKGKGQAVETILGQLQNPALRNTRLIALGLLILTFVTAMSGGMVAGLDAGLIYNTFPHMGDDWIPNKNELMSDVFSRKSDKSDLIWRNCLENPTTVQLIHRIFATTTFFAVLGAHMYVNKRKAIIPKTAKSMMHATMGFVALQVTLGISTLIYLVPIPLAAAHQAGALALLTAVLAFCARLKKPRPEFARYARSLITKRTV; encoded by the coding sequence ATGTTTCACAGGGCTAGCATCTTATTGTCAAAGTCAAAGCTAGGTATAGGGAAGTCTACTACACTATTCCCCTCAGCTTTCCCTGTACGTTCTAGAATATCCTCGTCATTATttaaacaatgtcaaatcaaattttcaacttcatacAACCGCGCTTTCCAAACCAAAAGAGCATACTCCActatatcatcaacatttgaGTCAGCTTCTAAAGCTACACGTGCAGCTCATAGAACCAAGCCAGATGTTGTTCCCCCCAAATCAGTGGGATATTGGTTAGTAGGGACATCAACTTTAATTTTCGGGATAGTTGTTTTGGGAGGTCTTACAAGACTTACTGAATCTGGTCTTTCCATCACTGAGTGGAAACCTGTCACAGGTTCAATTCCTCCACTAAATGAACAAGATTGGATAAATGAGTTTACCAAATACAAAGACTCACCCGAgtttaaacaattgaattcacACATCACATTGGAAGAGTTTAAatttatctttttcatGGAATGGAGCCACAGATTAGTTGGAAGATGCATTGGTCTTTTTCTTATAATCCCAGCAGTGATATTTTATGCAAGAAACAAGTTTACTCCGAGACTTACTAAAAGAGTCATTGGCTTGACGGGTTTATTAGGTTTACAGGGAGCCATTGGTTGGTGGATGGTTAAATCGGGGTTGGACGAAGAACAATTGGCTGAAAGAAAATCGAAGCCAACTGTATCGCAGTACAGGTTGACTACTCATTTGGGAGCTGCATTCTTGATGTATCTTGCAGTATTGTATACTGCATTTGAAGTTTTAAATGAGAATAAATTGATCACCATGATCAAAAAGGGTAAGGGCCAAGCTGTTGAAACTATTCTCGGGCAATTGCAAAATCCGGCATTGAGGAACACTAGATTAATAGCTTTGGGTTTGTTAATTTTGACATTTGTAACTGCAATGTCTGGTGGTATGGTTGCCGGTTTAGATGCTGGTTTGATATACAACACGTTCCCTCATATGGGTGATGATTGGATTCCAAACAAGAACGAGCTTATGTCAGATGTATTTTCACGTAAGCTGGATAAATCGGATTTGATATGGAGAAATTGTTTGGAAAATCCAACTACTGTACAACTCATTCATCgaatttttgcaacaactaCATTCTTTGCAGTGTTAGGAGCACATATGTATGTCAACAAGAGAAAAGCAATTATTCCCAAGACGGCAAAATCCATGATGCATGCAACAATGGGTTTTGTAGCATTGCAAGTTACATTGGGAATTAGTACTTTGATTTATCTTGTACCTATACCTTTGGCTGCTGCCCATCAAGCAGGTGCTTTAGCATTGTTGACTGCGGTGTTGGCATTCTGTGCAAGGTTGAAGAAACCTAGACCCGAATTTGCGAGGTATGCAAGAAGCCTAATAACGAAGAGAACGGTATGA
- a CDS encoding Fat1 protein (predicted enzyme of sphingolipid biosynthesis), with protein MSGLEIAAAAILGSQLLEAKYLIKDDVKLAGKVVANALPYIWKSSRGKASYWYYFEESARKYKDNKALAFPRPKKNPPPVKTDAEGFKILDDQFEVEEYTYKELYNMVLKFSYILKNEYGVTANQTIGVDCMNKPLFIVLWLALWNIGALPAFLNFNTKDKPLVHCLKIADVTQVFIDPDCAGPIKETEQHIHEELPHVKLHFLDEFALFDRLQSKSTPKYRAKDETRRPQDTDSSACALIYTSGTTGLPKAGIMSWRKAFMASVFFGYIMKVGDNSNVLTAMPLYHSTAAMLGVCPTLLNGGCVSIAQKFSATSFWTQARLVGATHIQYVGEVCRYLLNSAPHPDQQRHDVTIAYGNGLRRDIWTEFKNRFHIQGVGEFYAATESPIATTNIQYGEFGKGACRKYGSLITLLLNTQQKLVKMDPEDENEMWKNPKTGFYEEANYNQPGELLMRIINPQDVSRSFQGYYGNKKATSSKILFDVFKKGDAWFRSGDLLKMDEDGLFYFVDRLGDTFRWKSENVSATEVENELMGSNAIKQSVVVGVQVPNHEGRACFAVIEPKDELEHVDVLKKIFDHSQKSLPSYAQPAFVKIGSIEASHNHKVPKNQFKKQKLPKGESGDELIYWLNGNKYSELTEADWAQICAGKAKL; from the coding sequence ATGTCAGGACTTGAAatagcagcagcagcaataCTTGGAAGTCAGCTATTAGAAgcaaaatatttgattaAAGATGACGTCAAATTGGCAGGTAAGGTAGTCGCCAATGCTTTGCCTTACATATGGAAGTCCCTGAGAGGAAAAGCTTCCTATTGGTActattttgaagaatctGCAAGAAAGTACAAAGATAATAAAGCTTTGGCATTTCCAAGACCCAAGAAGAACCCACCTCCAGTCAAAACCGATGCCGAGggtttcaaaattcttgaTGACCAATTTGAGGTTGAAGAATATACTTACAAGGAGTTGTATAACatggttttgaaattttcctACATCTTGAAGAACGAGTATGGTGTCACTGCAAATCAAACCATTGGGGTGGATTGTATGAACAAACCATTATTTATCGTATTGTGGTTGGCATTGTGGAATATTGGCGCTTTGCCAGCGTTTTTAAACTTCAACACTAAAGACAAACCGTTGGTTCATTGTCTCAAGATAGCAGATGTTACGCAGGTATTTATTGACCCAGATTGTGCTGGACCGATAAAAGAAACAGAACAACATATACATGAAGAGTTACCACATGTCAAGTTACATTTCCTCGACGAGTTTGCTTTGTTTGACAGATTGCAATCGAAATCAACTCCAAAATACAGGGCCAAAGATGAAACCAGAAGACCACAAGATACAGATTCCAGTGCATGTGCTTTGATTTATACATCTGGTACCACTGGTTTACCAAAGGCTGGTATTATGTCTTGGAGAAAGGCTTTTATGGCTTCTGTGTTTTTTGGATACATCATGAAAGTTGGAGACAATTCCAACGTTTTGACTGCTATGCCGTTATACCACTCTACTGCCGCTATGTTGGGAGTTTGTCCAACTTTGTTGAACGGTGGATGTGTTTCAATCGCCCAAAAGTTTTCGGCTACTTCGTTCTGGACCCAAGCTAGATTAGTTGGAGCCACTCATATCCAATATGTGGGTGAGGTTTGTCGTTATTTATTAAACTCTGCTCCTCACCCAGATCAGCAAAGACACGACGTCACTATCGCTTATGGTAATGGTTTAAGACGTGATATCTGGACTGAATTCAAAAACAGATTCCATATTCAAGGTGTTGGTGAATTCTATGCAGCCACTGAATCACCAATTGCCACGACAAACATTCAATATGGAGAGTTTGGAAAGGGTGCTTGTAGAAAATATGGTTCATTAATTACATTGTTGCTTAACACGCAACAAAAGTTGGTCAAGATGGATCcagaagatgaaaatgaaatgtGGAAGAACCCAAAGACTGGATTCTATGAAGAAGCTAACTACAATCAACCGGGTGAGTTATTAATGAGAATTATTAATCCACAAGACGTGAGTAGATCATTCCAAGGTTACTACGGAAACAAGAAGGCTACCAGTAGCAAGATCTTAtttgatgttttcaaaaaaggTGATGCTTGGTTCAGATCtggtgatttgttgaaaatggatgaagatggattATTCTACTTTGTTGATAGATTGGGAGATACCTTCCGTTGGAAATCAGAAAATGTTTCTGCCACCGAAGTCGAAAACGAATTGATGGGTTCAAACGCCATTAAACAATCTGTCGTTGTTGGTGTACAAGTTCCAAATCATGAGGGTAGAGCTTGTTTTGCAGTTATTGAACCAAAAGATGAGTTGGAAcatgttgatgttttgaaaaagatttttgaCCATTCTCAAAAATCATTACCTAGTTATGCACAACCTGCATTCGTCAAGATTGGATCTATTGAGGCTTCGCATAATCATAAAGTTCCTAAAAACCAAtttaaaaaacaaaagttACCAAAGGGAGAAAGTGGTGATGAGCTTATTTATTGGTTGAATGGAAACAAGTACAGTGAATTGACAGAGGCTGATTGGGCTCAAATTTGTGCTGGTAAAGCTAAATTATAG
- a CDS encoding Fes1 protein (S. cerevisiae homolog FES1 has adenyl-nucleotide exchange factor activity, has role in translation and localizes to cytosolic ribosome, cytosol), producing MDKLLHWSIAQQAGDKEALAKIGEPDPKLLNQLFGGPDEVALMKESIAIAHNPKVEDKDKEIALENFEMLIENMDNANNIENLGLWHPIVDLLKSDVPDDLRVTVSGIIGTAVQNNPKSQEDFAKTNGLQELITIAGDGQNKSLQNKALYAISSYIRNYKPGYKQFDESSGWDLVKLDSKDSKFDLRVLSLVSSILSNGLDNDIESRFKKSKLVHYLASVLNLDSNTNLVDKSLNIISELHRLRYNFSDEETFEVDRGIQVVEGLSDKINIDDLNRAKQVTKK from the coding sequence ATGGATAAATTATTACATTGGTCCATTGCCCAACAAGCTGGTGATAAAGAAGCATTGGCCAAAATTGGCGAGCCAGACCCAAAATTGTTAAACCAATTGTTTGGAGGGCCAGATGAGGTCGCTTTGATGAAAGAAAGTATTGCAATTGCTCACAATCCTAAAGTTGAGGACAAGGATAAAGAAATTGCATTGgagaattttgaaatgttgattgaaaatatgGATAATGCAAACAATATAGAAAACTTAGGTTTGTGGCATCCTATTGTGGATTTGTTAAAGAGTGACGTACCAGATGATTTGAGGGTAACTGTTAGTGGTATTATAGGAACTGCTGTTCAGAATAATCCCAAGTCACAAGAAGATTTTGCAAAGACTAATGGTTTGCAAGAATTGATTACAATTGCTGGAGATGGtcaaaacaaatctttacaaaacaaagcaCTTTATGCAATTTCCTCGTATATTAGAAACTACAAACCTGGTtacaaacaatttgatgaatcttCAGGATGGGATTTAGTCAAGCTCGATTCcaaagattcaaaattcGATTTGAGAGTTTTGTCACTAGTGTCATCAATATTGAGTAATGGATTGGATAATGATATCGAAAGTCGGttcaaaaagtcaaaattggTTCATTATCTTGCTTCGGTATTGAACTTGGACTCAAACACCAATTTGGTTGACAAATCACTAAACATAATCTCTGAGTTGCATCGTTTGAGATACAACTTTtcagatgaagaaacaTTTGAGGTAGACAGGGGAATCCAAGTGGTTGAGGGATTGAGtgataaaatcaatattgACGATCTCAACCGTGCAAAACAAGTTACTAAGAAGTAA
- a CDS encoding Yer140w protein (S. cerevisiae homolog YER140W has role in protein protein folding in endoplasmic reticulum and localizes to mitochondrion), whose protein sequence is MHQFQRSMGKQRSTSNINGKISGHKKPKGKPLSTQVITKAKAKSKAKTEHVTFEDDSSQEPPHKTIRNSISEYFSKIGLNEVSREQSGISLFKLVELELNLPTLTSAKNQNLTTADRDQRDNQSYEELVNMFSIPWYLEKFMLFGLFVCLNSFLALFTLAPIKIILVASQVLITYIKNPKQNVIHQLSSIKKDVITLSLIAMALFVLFSGKLDISKMYHDVRGQADIKLYVMFGVLEVAEKLCSSIGQDIINILFQISSVDQVGRFITFYFISVFYLSFHAYILIYQCVSLNVAANSYSNALLTLLLSNQFAELKSSVFKKLDREGLFQITMADLSERFQLSLMLGIIAVRNLLQLNSAHGLIPDSWKKWNIWLGAVFGPGVVVIGSEIFVDWLKHCFISKFNKIKPRVYRNFLYVSCLDFLQVFQTSSEDSSKSHEFTDFIVLTRRIGLPLLALAVCFLRMTIGDFKQIFIIQCSTNVRTLLASLVFITATIFTLLLVRIILVLLIFKIANRSVESHKSRQRELAKRAKNNILIDTQVENTPSPREDSMSTFDDSSFVSSPVELSYLPGSPNTEPSTINPSTRAHLYDIDEVVPETPEQKRNKQLLNGALQESPWGDNEDEGLAKVTRYEMSSKRIW, encoded by the coding sequence atgcatcaatttcaaagatcaATGGGAAAACAACGACTGACAAGTAATATCAATGGCAAAATATCTGGTCATAAGAAACCCAAAGGGAAACCATTATCAACTCAAGTGATCACCAAAGCTAAAGCAAAATCGAAAGCAAAGACAGAACATGTCacatttgaagatgatcTGTCACAGGAGCCACCGCATAAAACGATACGAAATTCAATATCTGAGTATTTCTCTAAAATAGGTTTAAATGAAGTGTCACGAGAGCAAAGTGGGatttctttgttcaaattggttgaattggaGCTAAATTTACCCACACTAACCAGTGCAAAGAATCAAAACCTTACTACGGCAGATAGAGATCAAAGAGATAACCAATCGTACGAGGAGCTAGTCAATATGTTTAGTATACCGTggtatttggaaaaatttatGCTTTTCGGATTATTTGTCTGCCTCAACTCATTCCTTGCCCTTTTTACGCTAGCCCCCATTAAAATCATTCTTGTTGCTTCACAAGTACTTATCACCTACATCAAGAATCCCAAGCAAAATGTAATCCATCAATTAAGCTCGATAAAAAAAGATGTCATTACCCTAAGCTTGATTGCCATGGCgttgtttgttttattttcaggaaaattggatatttccaaaatgtATCACGATGTCAGAGGTCAAGCTGATATCAAACTATACGTCATGTTTGGAGTATTGGAAGTTGCTGAGAAGTTGTGCTCATCCATTGGACAAGATATCATAAAcatactttttcaaatctccTCAGTAGACCAAGTGGGAAGGTTTATTACTTTTTATTTCATTTCAGTGTTTTACTTGTCATTTCACGCGTACATCTTGATATACCAATGTGTTTCTTTAAATGTGGCAGCAAACTCATATTCCAATGCGCTATTAACATTGCTACTATCGAATCAATTTGCAGAGTTGAAAAGCtcagttttcaaaaagctAGATAGAGAAGgattgtttcaaataaCAATGGCTGATTTATCCGAGAGGTTCCAGTTATCGTTGATGTTGGGTATAATAGCAGTGAGAAACTTGTTACAACTAAATTCTGCTCATGGTCTTATTCCCGATAGTTGGAAAAAGTGGAATATTTGGTTAGGTGCCGTTTTTGGTCctggtgttgttgtaatcGGAAGTGAAATATTTGTGGATTGGCTAAAGCATTGctttatttcaaaatttaatAAGATAAAACCACGAGTTTATCGCAATTTTTTGTATGTTTCATGCTTGGATTTTTTGCAAGTGTTTCAAACAAGTTCTGAAGATTCTAGCAAAAGCCATGAGTTTACTGATTTTATTGTCTTGACACGTCGAATTGGACTACCTTTATTGGCTTTAGCCGTTTGCTTTTTGAGAATGACTATCGGTGATTTTAAACAGattttcattattcaaTGCTCCACTAATGTTCGTACTTTATTGGCGAGTCTCGTATTTATCACAGCAACTATCTTCACCCTATTACTAGTTAGAATCATcttggtgttgttgatttttaaGATTGCCAATAGGTCAGTTGAATCGCATAAATCGCGCCAAAGAGAGCTTGCCAAAAGGGCTAAAAACAACATCTTGATAGACActcaagttgaaaatacGCCATCTCCAAGAGAGGATTCAATGAGCACATTTGATGATTCTAGTTTTGTATCTTCGCCGGTTGAATTATCTTATCTACCTGGTTCACCCAACACAGAGCCTTCTACCATAAACCCCAGCACTCGAGCACATCTATACGATATCGATGAGGTCGTTCCCGAAACACCAGAGCAAAAGAGGAATAAGCAGTTATTGAATGGAGCTTTGCAAGAACTGCCTTGGGGTGACAATGAGGACGAGGGATTGGCCAAAGTCACGCGATACGAAATGTCAAGTAAGCGTATATGGTAG
- a CDS encoding Rtr1 protein (S. cerevisiae homolog RTR1 has CTD phosphatase activity, has role in transcription from RNA polymerase II promoter, dephosphorylation of RNA II C-terminal domain localizes to cytoplasm, nucleus): MELMTIEKFLPYLEPYANKELLTPAEALQLSLLITELLVDDYVDFGLLKFLSRFLTQQSYDEIIEERNIEHECGYPLCNNQPKSLVRRLSLNSNGTTTASMSDIGASTKYQIYNRKPSIILPNTYKSQYCCKDHYQASIFYRNQLSNEAIFARKDIMVIPPFHGGKNWYENSITLLEEVIAKHKELKQEGKTMAEVVAMMNGLSMNGDEMNEDTNQLIKLIEDFEIVEKEVDHHGHQIVEGKIPEQAIESDDDDEVDSRLAHNKIEGYITTNKSFGGYVV; encoded by the coding sequence ATGGAGTTAATgacaattgaaaagtttttaCCGTACTTGGAACCATATGCCAATAAAGAACTTCTAACGCCAGCCGAAGCACTTCAATTATCTTTGCTCATCACCGAATTGCTTGTTGACGATtatgttgattttggtttgttgaaattcttATCGAGATTCCTCACACAACAGTCATATGATGAGATAATAGAAGAGCGAAACATTGAGCATGAATGTGGTTATCCATTGTGCAATAATCAACCAAAACTGTTGGTTCGAAGACTAAGTTTGAATAGTAACGGTACCACAACTGCACTGATGTCCGATATTGGCGCATCAACAAAGTATCAAATATACAACCGGAAACCATCAATCATATTACCCAACACTTACAAGAGTCAATATTGTTGTAAGGACCATTATCAGGCTAGTATATTTTATCGCAATCAACTATCCAATGAAGCAATATTTGCTCGCAAGGACATTATGGTGATACCTCCATTCCATGGTGGCAAAAATTGGTATGAGAATTCAATTACGTTGTTAGAAGAAGTAATTGCCAAACACAAAGAGTTGAAACAGGAAGGTAAGACAATGGCTGAAGTAGTGGCAATGATGAATGGGCTTAGTATGAATGGAGATGAAATGAATGAAGATacaaaccaattgattaaattgattgaggattttgaaatcgtcgaaaaagaagttgatcATCATGGTCATCAGATTGTTGAAGGGAAAATACCTGAACAAGCTATtgaaagtgatgatgatgatgaagtagATTCACGTTTAGCGcacaacaagattgaaggCTACATCACTACAAATAAGAGTTTTGGTGGGTATGTGGTATAG
- a CDS encoding Pgk1 phosphoglycerate kinase has product MNLSSIAKRVSTNNTKMSLSNKLSVKDLDVAGKRVFIRVDFNVPLDGKTITNNQRIVAALPTIKYVEEHKPKAIILASHLGRPNGEKNDKYSLKPVAAELEKLLGKKVTFLDDCVGPEVEKAVNSASNGEIFLLENLRFHAEEEGSSKDKDGKKVKADPEAVKKFRGQLSSLADVYVNDAFGTAHRAHSSMVGVEVPQRAAGFLMSKELEYFAKALENPARPFLAILGGAKVSDKIKLIDNLLDKVDLLIIGGGMAFTFKKVLDNMSIGNSLFDEDGAKNVNDLVAKAKKNNVEIILPVDFITADKFDKDAKVGEADDKEGIPENWMGLDCGPKSRKLFDDAVAKAKTIVWNGPPGVFEFDNFAGGTKNLLDAVVKSAENGNIVIIGGGDTATVAKKYNAVDKLSHVSTGGGASLELLEGKELPGVVALSNKN; this is encoded by the coding sequence ATGAATTTAAgctcaattgcaaaaagagTATCAACAAATAACACCAAAATGTCATTATCCAACAAATTATCCGTTAAAGACTTAGATGTCGCTGGTAAAAGAGTTTTTATCAGAGTTGACTTTAATGTTCCATTAGATGGTAAAACtatcaccaacaaccaaaGAATTGTTGCTGCTTTACCAACTATCAAATACGTTGAAGAACACAAGCCAAAGGCAATCATCTTGGCATCACACTTGGGAAGACCAAATGGTGAAAAGAATGATAAATACTCTCTCAAACCAGTTGCTGCTgaattggagaaattaTTAGGTAAAAAAGTTACTTTCTTGGACGATTGTGTTGGTCcagaagttgaaaaagcaGTCAATTCAGCTTCAAATGGTGAAATCTTCTTGTTAGAGAACTTGCGTTTCCatgctgaagaagaaggttCATCAAAGGACAAAGATGGTAAGAAGGTTAAAGCTGATCCAGAAGCTGTGAAGAAATTCAGAGGTCAATTGTCATCATTGGCTGATGTCTACGTTAACGATGCTTTTGGTACTGCTCACAGAGCCCACTCCTCAATGGTTGGTGTTGAAGTGCCCCAAAGAGCTGCCGGTTTCTTGATGTCAAAGGAATTGGAATACTTTGCCAAAGCATTGGAAAACCCAGCCAGACCATTCTTGGCTATCTTGGGTGGTGCCAAGGTTTCTGATAAgatcaagttgattgaCAACTTGTTGGACAAggttgatttgttgatcatCGGTGGTGGTATGGCCTTCACTTTTAAGAAAGTTTTGGACAACATGTCTATTGGTAACTCACTTTtcgatgaagatggtgcAAAGAATGTCAATGACTTGGTTGCTAAAGCCAAGAAGAACAACGTTGAAATCATCTTGCCAGTAGACTTTATTACCGCTGACAAGTTTGACAAGGATGCCAAAGTTGGTGAAGCTGACGACAAGGAAGGTATTCCCGAAAACTGGATGGGTCTTGATTGCGGTCCtaaatcaagaaaattatTTGATGACGCTGTCGCTAAAGCCAAGACTATTGTCTGGAACGGTCCACCTggtgtttttgaatttgacaacTTTGCTGGAGGTACCAAGAACTTGTTGGATGCTGTTGTCAAATCAGCAGAAAATGGAAACATTGTCAtcattggtggtggtgatacTGCAACTGTTGCCAAGAAATACAATGCTGTTGACAAGTTGTCCCACGTTTCcactggtggtggtgcttcTTTGGAATTATTGGAAGGTAAGGAATTACCCGGTGTAGTTGCCctttcaaacaaaaactag
- a CDS encoding Cdc14 protein (ortholog of S. cerevisiae Cdc14p, which is a dual-specificity phosphatase and cell-cycle regulator) codes for MGRNKISVPLIEFLKNRIYLGAYDYTPSDTKDLVYFTVEDALPYNAFHLDFGPLNISNLYRFAVVLHNILNDDENQGKAVVFYSSTCPKQRANAACLLCCYMVLVQSWAPHQVLQPIAQFDVPFASFRDAGYSNADFEITIQDVVYGMWRAKERGMIDLTSFNLEEYEQYERVDQGDFNVISKDFIAFASPQLKKHAPLNEPFKKVLDYFVKNNVQLVVRLNSHLYDAKEFTKRNIQHIDMIFDDGTCPTLEYVQKFIGAAECIINRGGKIAVHCKAGLGRTGCLIGAHLIYTHGFTANECIAYMRMIRPGMVVGPQQHWLYLNQNYFRDWRHTMILDNRSDEFIGNLFPLCSYDDFKRRMKEAKKKSQMEQSNQLQINSSFVADSSFSATPIRRRKISGALASKIQTAVPADAPGQPRKYIEEPDEEEEDQENPSIEMINNSDDENGMQDIIKSSPTQTVTPQNKNSEWRVLRSISANSAHQQPVSLTKTTTTTTTRTVSTTLSSSSPGASPTNNYGSLKMTKSRSSRPRVSSGGGMSNQATRVHSGGVRKTSGKKI; via the exons ATGGGGAGAAATAAAATATCAGTACCGCTCATTGAGTTCTTGAAGA ATCGAATCTATCTTGGAGCGTATGACTACACCCCATCAGACACCAAGGACCTAGTATATTTCACAGTTGAAGATGCATTACCCTATAACGCATTCcatttggattttggtCCATTAAATATCAGCAATCTTTATCGATTTGCTGTCGTTTTGCATAATATTTTAAACGACGATGAAAATCAAGGTAAAGCAGTGGTTTTCTATAGTTCAACGTGTCCCAAACAAAGAGCGAATGCTGCttgtttgttgtgttgCTACATGGTCCTTGTCCAGTCCTGGGCCCCTCATCAAGTATTACAACCAATTGCACAATTCGATGTTCCATTCGCCAGTTTTAGAGATGCTGGATATTCAAAtgctgattttgaaataactATTCAGGATGTTGTTTATGGAATGTGGAGAGCTAAAGAAAGAGGaatgattgatttgactTCATTCAATCTTGAAGAATATGAACAGTACGAGAGGGTTGACCAAGGAGATTTTAATGTCATTTCTAAGGACTTTATAGCATTTGCTTCACCACAGCTAAAGAAACACGCACCACTTAATGAACCTTTTAAAAAAGTGTTGGATTATTTTGTCAAAAACAATGTTCAACTAGTTGTTCGATTAAACTCACATCTATATGATGCAAAGGAGTTTACAAAGAGAAACATACAGCACATTGATATGATTTTCGATGATGGAACTTGTCCCACGCTAGAATATGTACAGAAGTTCATTGGGGCTGCAGAATGTATCATAAATAGAGGAGGTAAAATTGCCGTGCATTGTAAAGCTGGTTTGGGACGTACCGGGTGTTTGATTGGGGCTCATTTAATTTATACCCATGGGTTTACTGCTAATGAATGCATAGCATACATGAGGATGATAAGACCAGGAATGGTTGTAGGACCACAACAGCACTGGTTATATCTTAATCAAAACTATTTCAGAGATTGGAGACATACAATGATTTTGGACAATAGGTCCGACGAGTTTATTGGAAACTTGTTCCCATTGTGTTCatatgatgatttcaagAGACGTATGAAGGAGgctaaaaagaaatctCAAATGGAACAATCCaatcaattacaaattaACTCATCGTTTGTTGCTGATTCATCCTTTTCGGCAACACCAATTAGAAGACGTAAGATTAGTGGCGCATTAGCCTCTAAGATACAAACAGCAGTGCCAGCTGATGCTCCAGGACAACCAAGAAAATACATTGAAGAAccagatgaagaagaagaagatcaagAAAATCCAAGTATTGAAATGATAAACAATTCAGACGATGAAAATGGAATGCAAGATATAATCAAAAGTTCACCAACACAAACAGTTACCCCACAAAATAAGAATTCCGAATGGAGAGTATTGCGTTCAATATCGGCAAATTCAGCTCATCAACAGCCTGTGCTGTTGACCAAgacaacaactacaactacaacaagAACTGTAAGTACTAcattgtcatcatcatctccTGGTGCATCACCGACTAATAATTATGGTAGCTTGAAAATGACTAAATCTAGATCATCGAGACCAAGAGTCAGCCTGGGTGGTGGCATGTCCAATCAAGCAACAAGAGTGCATTCAGGTGGGGTAAGAAAAACTAGTGGGAAGAAGATTTAG